CCCCACCATTACCGCAAATAGAGATACTGCCATCTTCCCCTATCCCATTTCCTGCCGATGGAGTTTTCATCTTTATTCGTGCTTGAGCAGGTTCTTTAAGTGGAATATTACTTTCAAACCATCTTTCACGCTGCGTATATAGATTCTTAAATTGCGAGCCAAAAAGTTTGATAGGGTTTATTAATGGTGAACCCGAAACATTCTCAATGATATAGGGCTTTCCAGATGCTTTTAGCAATTCTCTTGTCTGAGGTATCAAATCTTTATGATCACCATATCTACCGCCATTTCTTGCTTCAGACAGCCCCCTAGCTTTGCTGTGTGCTTGGCAAGGAGGGCTTGCGTGGATTACATCAAATTCATCTATGAGTTCATGATCTTTTAATATCTCAAACGCATCTGCCCAAATGAATTCATATGGATAGTTTGGCTGAGGTTCGATATCCACGCCAATAACCTCAAAACCAGCACTAGCGTAACCTGCCGAACAACCGCCTGCTTTACAAAACAAATCCAATAATTTTGGTTTCATACCCCTTTAGCCTTTCTTTTTTAGTGTCAGCTTCATATTTTCCAGACCAAGTGCATACTCCTCAATAGTTTTTAGCTCTAGGTTAACTTCGTAGATACCCTTAACCTTGCTCGCGGAATCATGGGAAAGCATCCCTGCTAGGGCACTAAGTGCCGTCTCTTTAGTGTCATACAATACAACATCGGTGAGGGACCCCAATCTAATCAGCCATACTTTCAGCAACCTTCTCACCCCCTTAACTGTAGTTTTGTATGCCTCAATCTCCACTTCATCTTCTATGTTGGCGCTGAGTATCCAAGGCTGACTTCAAATTTCACTCGCATAGTCATCATCAATATCATCAGGAATCATAACTTCACAATCCTTACACTCATAGATTCCTTGGTTCCAGTGCTCCATTTCATCTCCGCAAAAAGGACAGATCATCTCTTTCCCCTCCCTACCATTTTGAGATATCAAAACTAACCTTTACCTCTGGTGTAACCTTATTTCTGACATTCAAACTTAACTAAGCTTTCGTGCCTGAAGTCTCGCTTTAGCTTCTTCGTCGATTGCAGAAATCAGGCGCGAACGTCTAATTTCACCTTTTGCCAGTTCCCCTGACTGAATCTCTCTCATCCTTCGGGTGACGGCTTTCTCAAATTCCAACTTTAGTTTATCCATTTCGTTCAACTCCTTTACTGTAGTTTGGTAGAAGCAGCTTCCCGTTCTTTTTTGAGCTTTTGGTAAACTTCTGGTACTACATCTGCTAAAATGGAGATGACTTCTGTAGGCATACCCGCCGATCTGGCTGTTTGAAGCATATAGACTACACCAAATTCAAGGTCTTCCAAGTCCTCTCCGGTTGCCGAACGAATTACAAATTCTACGAAATCAACAAGTTTGGCCCACAATTCCTTTTCAATGTCTTTATCCATCTCTTTCACCTCCTTTTAACAACCGCTTCTAGCTTCCTGATTGTCAGTCTTAATTGACCCAAGTCATCAGCTAAGAGCCATTTACTTGTCGCATTATCTATCTGACCAATTCTACTAATGTGAAATTGCAAGGCATCTGTTACCTCTTGTAGATGTAGGAGGATTTCTCTTAAATGTTTCCCGGGCCTTGGTATATTAGATCCTCCTTTTGGGGGAGGCAGTTCACCATGTTTGAAATACTGACGCAACTCTCCATAAAGAGTATCTGCCGTTTCACTGATCAGCTTTAATCGTTCCGGCGAACTATTTTCTACCGTAATCTCAATGGCGACTGTTTCACCAGTTGCCTCAAAGGCAGTGCTTTTCTTTAGATGGATTGTGCCATTTTCATTCATGTGCATTTTCTCCTTTCAGGTATCTCGCGGTGCGCTTTTTTTTTCATACCCTGCTTTTAATTCCTCAAGCGGGGTATTTCTTATGTGCTCTTCGGAATATAGATGTCCGAACGGTGTGTGATACCTCATGGGGTGTTCAAACTTCTTAAGTCCGATTTCTTTCATCCATTCTAGTTTTTCTTTTGATAGACCATTGCTATCCATCTTTGATTTCTCCTTTCGAATCGCAAGAGCAATTATTTTCTAAGTATTTTTGAACCTTCGGATGGCGTTCAAATTTTTCAACCACACTATGAAGATAGTTAAGTTCCGCCTCGTCCTTTAGATTGATCTTTATCCTTTGTATGTCTATCAGAATGCCAAAGAATAAAACGCATATGGTGAGTACAGACATTACAATTGCTAAAAATCTCGGAGTAAGCCACTTCATACCCTTTCCTCCCTTCTCCCCCACACATTGGGATCTAGTAGTTTTTATCTAAAAAATCACTAAACTTCTTCATGAAACTATCGAATTTATTAGGGCTGTAATCGTTGCTTAAGAAAGTTAGTTCCAAGACCATCTTACTTTCTCCAAATCTTTCTTCTTGCTCAGATTTAGTCTGTTGTTCAACGGAATACCCAGCACAACGGACTATTGTCTTAGCCTTTACTGGTTTTTTAGGTTTGTAGTAATAGTTCAATGTTTCTCCACCCTCCCCCGGTTTAAACTAAAAATGATTCTTTAAGTTTTTCGATCTTGCCGCAAATCTCATGAAGCCAATTCATGTCATTTATTTGGTACGCAATAAGAGATAGACTATTGAGTTCATTAAGCTTCCTAACCATATGTGCATTTAGTTTTAGGCTCTCTTCCAAGTTTCGGAATTCTTCTACTGAGGCATTTTCATACATTTGGGTGAGATTTCCGTACTTGAAATACAGTTGAGCCAATCTCTGATGCACTGGGTGGAAACAGTATTCAATCGTCTTCTCCAACTTTCTCACCTCCCCCAAATCGTTTTACATAGCCTTTTTGTATCCATTCCGGGCGCGGGAAATATTCTTCATTACCTTCAATCAGGAATCCTATCGGTACCGATTCCCCAGCTTTTCTATCTGGCATCTTGGATTCAGCTTTTTCTGTCCATACCCACGGGTTCGGTTTTTGGTTCATTTTCGTTCTCCTTCAGCCACGACTCACAAAATTTTATGCTCTGTTGAGTTTCACTTTTAATCAACTCCAACAACTCACTGTCTACATCTTCAAAAATTCTCGTCCCATTCTCAGTGTTGACGGTGATCCATCCTTTATAGTTGTCTAAAGTAGTCAAACGTTCCCGGAGTTGTTCGAGATGTCTTTTTACAGACGCAAGGTTTGGTTCATTCATTCAACTTCACCTCCTTTCGGTTCTGTAAGGAATGAGAAATTCATCTCAGCGTCTTTTATTTTTTGATTGATAATGGCTTCGAGTTCTTCCATTGATAATTTCATTAATTCTTCAACCAAATTACTCATGTTTTACACTCCCGCTGCCGTAATACCCCCATAGTTTCAAACACCAGCAAAATCTGCGTATCACTAATGTGATTAAGTTGCATAGATAGTAGCCTATTAGCTTCTTCATCACCCAATTCAGTTAAGTCAAATTCTTGTCTAACTTCATTGATGGATGCCCGCCCACTTTTTAATCTTTCAAGAACTGTTACACTTTCAGCTGATTTACTCATTCAACTTCAGCTCCTTTCTTTACTAATTATCAAACCAGAAAACGATACGGACACTTTCCAAATCACCGTCAGCCAACTCTATTAGCTTTGGGATAGACCAAGTGTAAAAGGTATCAACGCAGTCCTTAAGCGTCTCTGTCCACTGTATTAGCCTGCATAATGTTACCCCTCCCCACTCGCTCTCGTCACGGTACCACCACGTCGGAGCGCCGTTTTTCAAAAACTCCGAGTATTGTTCGTCATCCACGAAACCTTCGAAACAAATTTTCTGATCCCAATCAAACTCGGAGAGCTCTTTTACGGTTAAATAAGAATGGTCGTGAGCTTCATCCCACTCATCTGCTTTCTCTTTTACCACTGTTGACACATCGGAAGGGAGTCCCCGCGGTTCTGATATCGGCTTGACACGGTTGTAGTAATAGTTTCGGACATTAGCGAGAGCCGCGTAGAGGCGGTAGTTCCTATGAATGTCGACAAAATCATACGTCCCCTCTTGCTCCTTTTTAATCCATTCACCCCAGAGTGACGTACCTTCACCACGTTTTTTACATCTCTGCAACATTGAATGAAAATCTTGGATTCTTGGTTCATTAACTCCCTTTATCGCATTCCAAACTCCGTTGACATTCTTTTCGACAAATAGATGGATATCGCAACCCATTGTGCATTCCTCCATTTATTTGGTTTGATAATTTCGCGCTTCTTGCTCGCGAACCCATCTATCCAGACTAACCGTGCTAAACAGATACTTTGGCTTCCGACTGCCTTCCGAACCAATCACACGGTGTGGGATGCGTTTTTCTCTGCACAGTTGACGTAAAATATGTTCGGATACTTGCAGATGTTCGCAGGCTTCTGAGAAAGTTAAGGTTTTGTCCTCTGGAATAGACAGTCGTTCCAGGATACGCTTCTCAGCTTCTGCTACCTGAGTTGCTACCATATCGGCGATTGCTCTTTCTACTGTGGTCATGAGACATCATCTTGTCTGAGCCCGCCGTATTTAATGGCGATATCTTTCACGATTGCCACATAACTATGGATAAGCTTTTTGTCGTCAGCGATCACATCTAAGTAATTGAGCTTATCCCGTTTGGACTTACAGACACCTTCATCTGCCAACCGACGACGTTTATTAGTTAATCGTGTTGCAAGAGAAACGCCCAAGGTTTCATCCAGTAAACGGTAACTCTCTTCACGTAAATGTCTGATATGTTCATATCCGCCCATGGCTTGTGCTGTGCGCTTTATCAAGTTAGCGGCATCCTTACGCCAGTTAGTAATATTCAGTGCTACAACCTCACGGATGGACTTGACATCCTGATCGACTGCCTCAATCCTTGCATCATGCTCAGCTAAGCGGCGATCTTGTTCAACGAGTTGATTAATGGACGCTTGAAGGATTTCTAATGATGTTTGTGGTGGCTTGCTGAGTTGCTCGCGCATACGGTTAAACTCTGCAATATACATTTCTTTAAAACGCGCCGCATCCTTTCCGGTGTAACCCATGACCAAGAATGAAAAGCCGTCTTGGCTCATGACAACCTTTTTGCGTGATTCGCCCTTTGCATCAAGGTAATCAACCGACGCAAAATTGCGTTCGTTAAAATCATCGCTACATTCTAGGTTATGGATACTCCGTAATACATCAGCATGTCTCTTGCCAAACACCTCAGCAACCGTTAGGCTGTCAGTTACTGTTTTGCCGTTTTCGATGAAGACTAATTGATTCATTTTGTCTCCTCCTTTTTCGCTTCTTTTGAGTGCTCATATTTCTGTAAGAATTTAAAATATTGATCATAATCACGGAGTTTAAGAATGCTTAGGTAAGTTATTGCCTCATCAACGCTCATCCACCAATTTAACTCATATTTTTCATAGAACGTGTCAGCATTCATAATAAGAGCGTCGATCATGGCACTTTCGTGATCAATCTCCTCAACTTCATTTACAAACTCCAACCAATAGCCCAGACTCTTCACCTTCGTAGGAGTAATCTTAGCGTGCATGACTAGCCATTCTACGCCGTTTACCCCTTGGGCTAATTTGTCTTGCATGATCTGATTCTCCATTTCAAATGCTGCCCTGCGTTTTTCACGCCAGGTGGAAAAGTTTTGCATCAGCCGTTTCTCCTTATCTTTAAAGTCCCACTTGTTTAATCAATTCCGGAAACTTATTTGCGAAGTAATGAGGTGCTGTTTCTCTCGGACTATGCGGACTAATGATGTTCTTCCCATATTCCAACCCTTTGTCCGTCAGAGATTTAAAGAGCTTTACCCCGCCGTTACTTGAGGGACGTTCCTTCTCTTCCAATAGACCGTGTTTGATAAGTAAAGTGTTAAACTTCGCCGCCCCAATTGGAATTTTGTGTTTCTTGAGTAGTACAGTTGCAGATTCTGTTACTTGTTCGTCTGCGTAAGCTGGCAAAGGTACTTGAAGACAGTGTTGCTTGTTGAAATCATGAAGAAGTTTTAACTTACCGCTATCTGGGAGCCGTAGAACATTAGCTGCGATTTCGATCATATAAGCTTCTTTCTTGAAGTGGAGTAACCCGGGATCGTCATAGCTAGCTTTGTGTTCTGCCTCCACATTAAGTAAGTGGTCACGTACTGATCGGGCGACTTGACTGTCTCTCAGCAGCATACCGATTCGTAAGACTGCTCGACGCGGGATGATGGTGAATGATGCTGTGTTTTTTCCAATTACACCCATGTCTTTTAAAGACATCAGTTCAGCCCCAGTTAAAACTTTCAATCCGTCACTTTCCAATTCATTGCGATTGACTTTAATTACTGAGTTAATTGTTTCTTTTCCGACTTCATAATATTTCGCCGCCATTTCTACGCTGATATTCACATCATCCGGCAACATAGATAATTTCTTGACTTTATCCAGTACCTCTGTGCGGTCGATTACGGATTCACGTAATGTTTTGCTTTCAATTAATGCGCTACTATTAATCATTTGATTACCTCGCTTTCAGGATTGTTTCATTGCATTTTGTAAAGTATAAATTCGAGCTCACCATACTCTGTAATTCTTTCATGAGCTATTTTCCAGTCGCCTGATGCCAAAAGTGCATTCACTTGCCCGATGTTGTTGTCTCATTTTCCAATTTAGTTTTTCAGGGAAATTTTACAAAAAAACGTTAATTAGACTTGCGTTATTTTAGATAGCGCTATATAATTATTAGTGATGGGTCATACGAGTTACTTCCACCGCTGCAAGGTCAGGAAATAACTCCTCAGGGGAAGTATTAAAATACTTAGCTAATTTAAACAGAAGAATTACATCTGGGTTACCTCTTCCGCTCTCTATATTGCGGATATGACTTTCGCTAACACCGAGATCAATCGAAACTTTTCTTTGGGACACGTTGTACTTTTTACGGAAAATTTGAAACTGTTGACGTCTCGATTTCTCCAAAACATTTACACTCCTTTCTGTCGGTATTTTAGTTCACGCCTTTAGTATAAGCGATAACTAAAATATCGTCAAGAGGTTAATTTAGTTATCTTTTTTGAAGGGTGATTGTGTTGAATAATCTTGAGAAAAAACAAATGGGGTTAAGGATTAAAAAATTACGCGAAGAAAAAGGTCTCACGCAAGAGGAATTGGCGGAAATACTTAAAATGAAAAACCGGGCTACCGTATCTAGTTATGAGGCTGGGCGCTCCACCCCTCCTAGCGATGTTTTGCGCAATTTGGCTGATATTTTTAATGTGTCTGCTGACTATTTACTTGGGAGAGGAGGAAATGACGAATTCGTTACTCCTCCTGAGGACAATCAGGGGGGCGCAGTATCTGAAATTGGGTGGGCGATAAAATTAGAGAGACAGAGCCAAGATATGACACAAAAAGAATTAGGTAAGCAGGTAGGCGAGAATCAAAGACAAATTTCCAGCTATGAACTGGATCTTAAACCTGTTCCGGAGCATACACTTGATAAAATTATGGAAGTTTTCGGCTTGTCATTTCCAGAATTTTTAGCTAAGTACAACATGTGGGATGAGTCCATTCACCCTCATTTTGATGGAGATGCCAATAAGCAGATTGCTTTCGAGAAGGCGCAGGAACGGGACGCTCTTAACGACTCATACAAAGAAGATATCCAAACCATAGCGGCACATCACGATGGGGAAGAGTGGACGGAGGAAGAGTTAGAAACACTCGAAAAATTTAAACAATTTGTTTTATCTCAACGTAAGAACCGGAGCTGATGACAATGCTTTACGAAAAACTCCTTATGGAAACAGGGATAAAAGTATTTGAGGTAATCATGCCTACGGGTATTAAGGGCCTTTATAGTGATGGCATAGCTTGGATAAATAAAAACATAGAAACCAACACAGAAAAAGCCTGCGTCTTAGTCGAAGAGGTCGGTCACGAGCAAACCACTGCTGGTGACATTACCGACCAGTGCGATTTATGCAAGCGCAAACAGGAATTGATTGGCAGGCGCTGGGGGTATAGAAAGCTCGTCCCACTGTCCGCAATTGTACAAGCCCATAAAGCCTGCTTAACAAACAGGTATGAAATCGCTGATTACCTAGGTGTAACCGAAGAATTTTTACAAAACGCAATTGACTACTATCGAGATAAATACGGTGTATGTACGCAGTACGAGCAGTATATGATATACTTCGACCCACTCAACGTATTTGAGCGCTCATATGAAATAACTTACGGTGCTTTCCAGTTGTAAGGCTGTTTACTATACATAAAAATAGAACATATGTTCCATTAGGAGGGAATTAAAATGGCAAAAGGTAGCATTGAAAAACGAGGAGAGAATACTTGGCGGCTGACAATTGATCTTGGATATAACCAAGATGGTAGCCGTAATCGGTTAAGAAGGAAAGTTGTTGTTGAGGACAAAGCGCTACTGAAAACCAAAAAGAAGCTGCGAGAATATTTAGAGGATGAGCTACACAAATTTAAAATCGAGGTTGAGGCAGGGGAATATATTGCCCCACAAAAAATGACCTTAAGACAATTCATTGAAAATGAGTGGGAACCTAAGTATGCATCAAATACAGAAAACTTGTCCCCTCTAACGTACCAAACGTATATGCATTTCATTGAAAATCGCATCATGCCAGTATTTGGGCATAAGAACCTTGAAGACATCAGGACATTACACATCGTAACCTTTATTAATGACCTCAGTAAACCGGAAGCACGTAAAGACGGGAAAAGTGGTAAGCTTTCACCCGGCACTATTCAGTACATTCATCGTGTACTTAAAAATATCTTCAACCGGGCGACGGAGTGGCAACTTATTAAAACCAATCCGATTGTCGGAGTTAAGAAGCCTAAGGTAGAACAGACCGAATTTGATTTTTATGATGAAGACGAAGCCAGAGAAGCTATAGCTGCATTGAGCAAAGAGCCTAGACGATGGAGGTTGCTAATTTTAGGCTCCATGGTCGGGGGGTTTCGCAGAGGAGAATTATTGGCATTGGAGTGGTCAAACGTCGATTTCGACAATATGACATTGTCAATAAATAAGAGTATCTCGTTGACAAAAGATGGGCGAGCAGTTGAAAAAGCCCCCAAATCCAAAAGTTCCAAACGTATAGTTGATATGCCTGATTGGTATATGGATGAACTAAAAGTACATGAGTACGAATGGAAAAAAGAAAAATTGTCTGTAGGCGACAAATGGCGTGGCGGTGACAGACAGTATGTCTTTCATGCTGGCTTCGGAAAACCGTTTCATCACACCTACCCTACAGAATGGTGGAACGGTTTTACCAAACGGCATAATTTGAAGCGTGTGCGCTTCCATGACCTACGGCACTCCAGTGCCACTTTACTAATTGAGGCTGGGGCATCAATGAAAGCAGTACAGCAAAGACTTGGGCATTCAAAACATCAAACAACAGCGGATATATATGCCCATGTAACGAAAAAAGTAAGTCGGGACACCGCGGAAAAGTTTAACAAGTTTGCCCCAAATAACATTCGCCCCCAATCCGTCCCCAAAACCCAAAAATAGACCGTACGTTCCACTTCTATAAAGCCCCCAAAAGAGGCGAAAAACCTTGATATATAAGGATTCCCTCATTATACGGCAGAGGGATCGTAAACCTATTTGGGTTCAATCCGTTTTCCCATGCAAAGAAACAGGAATATACCTTGCCTCTCAACGGTTTCCTGCTTCTTCTTTGTTCTTCTCTTTTTTTCTCCCACAATGCTCAAGCAAAGTGAAATAAGTGGACCCCTTCTTTATTTGAGGTGCAGCCGTTTTTATTTCCGGACAAATGTAACCAGTTCCCCCTGTTCCAGCATTTCCGCCCGGCCTGTTTCAGCCAGAACTGCCAAATGGGCCAAGGTCTCAGCCATGGCAAACCGCAGCTGATGAACCGTAAGGCGTTCTCCAAAGACGATCCGGCATAGCTGATAGGCCGTGAACGGATCACGCAGGTGCCCCATCATAAGCGAAAGACGCTGCTCGTGGTGGGCTATCAGTTCGGTGCAGCGACTGCCGAACTTCGCAAAGGGATCGCGATGGCCGGGATAAGCCATCGCGACCGGCAGCCGGCTGATCTCCAGCAGGCTGCCGAGGTAGGCGCCGAGCGGGTTGTTGTCCAGCCCTGCGGGCAGGAAACTCACGTTCGGCGAAATCTGCGGCAATACATGGTCGCCGCAGAAAATCTCGTGCGCCGAAGCATCGTAGAAGCAAAGATGCCCCAGGGCGTGGCCCGGGGTATGGATTGCTTCATACGGCTTGTCCCCAAGGCGCACGGTCTCGCCTTCCCGCAGCGGGGTTAGCAGCGGCTGCGGGGAGACATGCCGGACGAAGCCCTCCAGGTGCTTCGTCATAGGTTCCAGGAGCGCCGGCTCCAGCCCGTGCCGGATAAAGAGTTCAACCGTCAGCCGGGTCATAGGCTGATCCGGGGCCCACAGGAGCTGTACCTGCCGGCAGCCGGCAGCAGACAGAAAAACAGGGGCTGAGGAGCGTTCCTGGAACCAGCCTGTCATCCCATAATGGTCTGGATGATGGTGGGTAAGAACAATTCGTTCTACGTCCTCCGGGCGGAACCCTATTTCTGCCATCGCGGATTCCCAGGTCTCTTCGGATTCCGGTGTATGAAGTCCGGGGTCCAGTACCGTAAATCCATCACGGCCGCGAAACACATAGCTGTTCACCCAGCGGAGAGGGAACGGCAAGGGCACTTTGACCTGCCATCTGTTTTCACCAATCGGAATCAGGGTTTGTTTGGTTCCCATCGTTACCGCTCACCCTTTCTTATGTCCGACAAAAATCATACGCGGAGATTTGCCGGGGACGTAAACATTATTCTCATAGGTACCATACACTTGTTCCACCTCAAGACCCACTTTGTGAAAAGCATCTTCAAACCAATCGTAATCATACAGTTTTACCTGCTCCAGGTAATGGCGGTTTGCTTCTCCAGGTTCTTTAATCACGATTCTTTTGCGCACGAAACCCTCTTCGATGCTCCGTGACTCTTCAATAAGCATGTCCCCCTGGAAGCGTTCCGAATAAGGCACCAGATGTTCCGCCACATAAGGCGGGTTTAAGAAGTCGACAATAAACTTGCCGTTCGGGATTAATAAGCGGGATAGTTCGGAAAGCACTTTAAAATTATCCTCGTCTTTTTCAAAATAGCCGAATAAAGTAAACAAGTTCACCACGGCATCAAATTTTCGTTCCAGCGGTATCTCTTTCATGTCAGCATGAATCCATTCCACTTTGTTGTCCTTATCCAGTTTTTTTGCCTCCCCCAGGAGAACCACCGATAGATCAAGACCTGTAACTTTAAATCCGAAATCCGCCAATGCCACGGAGTGTCTGCCCATACCGCAGCACAAATCCAGCACCTCCGATTCCTGAGGAAGCTGGAGCCATTCCATCATGTTTTTAACCTCGTGATAAGCCCCCTGCAAGTCGCGGTGTTTGTATACGATTAAATAATCTTTTCCGAAGCTTTCTTTAAACCATGTACTCAACCTTCAACACACCCCATCCGTTTCTTGATGCTCTTTTCCCTGCACCTATTATTACATACATGAACACACGGCAAAAGGGAAAAAAATACTCCGTCCGCTTTCCCCGGCTCTATTTAATCAGGAATATGCACTTAATCAGACTTTTATTTAAATCAGATTATCATCCTGAAAACAATCATAAACATCATAATTTCTTTTCTGAGGGCCAGAATAAAGGAAACAAGCAAAAGCAGATTCATCATGTACGAAAGTAAAAGAAAAAATTTCCTTTCCTTGTGTGATTTTTTTTTTACAAATCTTCGCGCATTGAGTAAAATAATAAAGGATGAACCCGTTTCACACCCCCGGTTTTTGTCCGAACCGGAATGTAAAAGGATTTTTTACATGGCATTTTTCATATTTCGATTGAAACGCATCACTGAAACAGATTATAGAATTATGGAAAATGCGAAGTGAACAGGGGGAACCTATTAAATCTAATGGTAATGGAGAGTGTACAATATGATGACAAAACGTGTAACAAGAGTCGCCTTGATCGGTTCCGGATTTGTCGGTGCCAGCTATGCTTTTGCCCTTTTGAACCAGCAGGTAACCCAAGAACTGGTAATCATTGATAAAAACACCAAGAAAGCCGAAGGGGATGCGATGGATTTAAACCATGGATTGCCCTTCTCCTCCTCCATGCGAATAT
This Paenibacillus larvae subsp. larvae DNA region includes the following protein-coding sequences:
- a CDS encoding helix-turn-helix transcriptional regulator encodes the protein MNNLEKKQMGLRIKKLREEKGLTQEELAEILKMKNRATVSSYEAGRSTPPSDVLRNLADIFNVSADYLLGRGGNDEFVTPPEDNQGGAVSEIGWAIKLERQSQDMTQKELGKQVGENQRQISSYELDLKPVPEHTLDKIMEVFGLSFPEFLAKYNMWDESIHPHFDGDANKQIAFEKAQERDALNDSYKEDIQTIAAHHDGEEWTEEELETLEKFKQFVLSQRKNRS
- a CDS encoding helix-turn-helix domain-containing protein → MTTVERAIADMVATQVAEAEKRILERLSIPEDKTLTFSEACEHLQVSEHILRQLCREKRIPHRVIGSEGSRKPKYLFSTVSLDRWVREQEARNYQTK
- a CDS encoding Rha family transcriptional regulator, which produces MNQLVFIENGKTVTDSLTVAEVFGKRHADVLRSIHNLECSDDFNERNFASVDYLDAKGESRKKVVMSQDGFSFLVMGYTGKDAARFKEMYIAEFNRMREQLSKPPQTSLEILQASINQLVEQDRRLAEHDARIEAVDQDVKSIREVVALNITNWRKDAANLIKRTAQAMGGYEHIRHLREESYRLLDETLGVSLATRLTNKRRRLADEGVCKSKRDKLNYLDVIADDKKLIHSYVAIVKDIAIKYGGLRQDDVS
- a CDS encoding DUF7667 family protein, with the translated sequence MEKTIEYCFHPVHQRLAQLYFKYGNLTQMYENASVEEFRNLEESLKLNAHMVRKLNELNSLSLIAYQINDMNWLHEICGKIEKLKESFLV
- a CDS encoding tyrosine-type recombinase/integrase, which gives rise to MAKGSIEKRGENTWRLTIDLGYNQDGSRNRLRRKVVVEDKALLKTKKKLREYLEDELHKFKIEVEAGEYIAPQKMTLRQFIENEWEPKYASNTENLSPLTYQTYMHFIENRIMPVFGHKNLEDIRTLHIVTFINDLSKPEARKDGKSGKLSPGTIQYIHRVLKNIFNRATEWQLIKTNPIVGVKKPKVEQTEFDFYDEDEAREAIAALSKEPRRWRLLILGSMVGGFRRGELLALEWSNVDFDNMTLSINKSISLTKDGRAVEKAPKSKSSKRIVDMPDWYMDELKVHEYEWKKEKLSVGDKWRGGDRQYVFHAGFGKPFHHTYPTEWWNGFTKRHNLKRVRFHDLRHSSATLLIEAGASMKAVQQRLGHSKHQTTADIYAHVTKKVSRDTAEKFNKFAPNNIRPQSVPKTQK
- a CDS encoding class I SAM-dependent methyltransferase, giving the protein MSTWFKESFGKDYLIVYKHRDLQGAYHEVKNMMEWLQLPQESEVLDLCCGMGRHSVALADFGFKVTGLDLSVVLLGEAKKLDKDNKVEWIHADMKEIPLERKFDAVVNLFTLFGYFEKDEDNFKVLSELSRLLIPNGKFIVDFLNPPYVAEHLVPYSERFQGDMLIEESRSIEEGFVRKRIVIKEPGEANRHYLEQVKLYDYDWFEDAFHKVGLEVEQVYGTYENNVYVPGKSPRMIFVGHKKG
- a CDS encoding MBL fold metallo-hydrolase, with translation MGTKQTLIPIGENRWQVKVPLPFPLRWVNSYVFRGRDGFTVLDPGLHTPESEETWESAMAEIGFRPEDVERIVLTHHHPDHYGMTGWFQERSSAPVFLSAAGCRQVQLLWAPDQPMTRLTVELFIRHGLEPALLEPMTKHLEGFVRHVSPQPLLTPLREGETVRLGDKPYEAIHTPGHALGHLCFYDASAHEIFCGDHVLPQISPNVSFLPAGLDNNPLGAYLGSLLEISRLPVAMAYPGHRDPFAKFGSRCTELIAHHEQRLSLMMGHLRDPFTAYQLCRIVFGERLTVHQLRFAMAETLAHLAVLAETGRAEMLEQGELVTFVRK
- a CDS encoding helix-turn-helix transcriptional regulator, with product MEKSRRQQFQIFRKKYNVSQRKVSIDLGVSESHIRNIESGRGNPDVILLFKLAKYFNTSPEELFPDLAAVEVTRMTHH
- a CDS encoding DNA cytosine methyltransferase, which codes for MKPKLLDLFCKAGGCSAGYASAGFEVIGVDIEPQPNYPYEFIWADAFEILKDHELIDEFDVIHASPPCQAHSKARGLSEARNGGRYGDHKDLIPQTRELLKASGKPYIIENVSGSPLINPIKLFGSQFKNLYTQRERWFESNIPLKEPAQARIKMKTPSAGNGIGEDGSISICGNGGVRGLKSKQIVLYWGFAMGGIDWMSREELAEAIPPVYTEFIGKQLKEYLSLVSERR